ACCCTGAATTGTATTTTGTGTTAAATGCAAATCGGCCATATGTTAGCACTTTGGAAGGTGCAATATATACGGTTAAGGAGATTGAAAAGGTTACACGTCTAAAAGTGACAGGGTTGATCAACAATTCGAATATTGGTTCGGCAACAACTATTGATGAAATTATAAGTGGTTATGAATTAAGCTGCCAAGTGTCTGATAAACTGCAAATTCCTCTATTGTATACGTGTATTTCATCGCATTTAGAAACAGAAGCAGAGGATTTTGCGAAAAACCATCAAGTAAAGTTAATCAAGAGATATATGAAATTACCGTGGGAATGACAAGGAGGCGAGTTTATGGAAATGAAAGTGATTTTTAACGAAGAAATTTGCAAGTCATGTGGCTTGTGTGTTCAGGTATGCCCTACAAATATTATCTTTCTAGCAGACTACTTAAATGGAAAAGGATATCGTCCTGCAGCGGTTGTGGATCAAGACAATTGCATCAGCTGTGCAAAGTGTGGCCAAATCTGCCCGGATTCTGTTATTACGGTTTACCGTCCAGAGAAGAAAAAACAAATGGTGTGATTTGAAGGGAGTTTTTCGTATGAGTAAAGTGTTAATGAAAGGAAATGAAGTAATTGCCGAAGCAGCAGTGCACGCTGGCTGTAAATACTTTTTTGGTTATCCGATAACGCCACAAAGTGAATTGGTTGCCTATATGGCAAGAAGATTACCTGAAGTGGGCGGTGTTTTTTTACAAGCAGAAAGTGAAATTGCGGCTATTAATATGGTGTATGGTGCAGCAAGTACAGGTGTTAGAGTAATGACTTCTTCCTCAAGTCCTGGTTTTAGTTTGAAACAGGAGGGGATTTCCTATTTAGTTGGTTCGGAGCTTCCAGCTGTCATTTGTAATATTGTTCGCGGTGGACCTGGTCTTGGAAATATTCAACCAGCCCAATCGGACTATTTTCAAGTTACAAAAGGAGGCGGACACGGGGATTACTTCCTTCCTGTATTAGCTCCAGCAAGTTTACAGGAAATAGTTGATTTGACTCAAGATGCCTTTAATATCGCTGATCAGTACCGAACTCCAGTCATTATAATGGGGGATGGAATGCTCGGGCAAATGATGGAACCTGTTGAATTTACGGAACGCCAGGAAGTGGAATTGCCAGAGAAAAAATGGGCAACGACAGGTACCCGTGGTGATGGTGGACCAAAAATTATTACTTCTTTAGAGCTTGATGCCGAAGGATTAGAAAAACGTAACATCCATTTGCAACAAAAGATTGCGGAAATGAAACGTAACGAGGTCCGCTATGAAACCTATAAAACAGATGATGCAGAATACATTATTGTTGCGTTTGGAACGGTAGCACGGATAGCGATGAACGCGATCAATAAAGCAAGACAGGATGGCATCAAGGTAGGATTGATTAGGCCTATTTCACTTTGGCCTTTCCCTGAAAAACCATTTATCGAAACAAGAGACCAGGTTAAAACATACATTTCCGTTGAGATGAGTGCAGGACAGATGATAGAGGATGTAAGGCTTGCTGTTAATGGGCATGTACCAGTGGATTTCTTTGGAAGAAATGGCGGCGTCGTCCCTTCCCAAGATGAAATCTATCAAAAGATCATGACGGTAGCTGGAGGGATCCAAGTATGACTATGAAAACAGTATTCCAAAAAACAAAAGGACTTACCGATAAACCCACACATTATTGTCCTGGTTGTACACATGGAGTGATCCATCGTCTCGTTGGGGAAGTATTGGAGGAAATGGATATTCTCGAAGATACAGTTGGTGTGGCCTCAGTAGGATGCTCGGTTTTATCATATGAATACTTTAACTGTGATATGACCCAAGCGGCCCATGGTCGTGCACCTGCAGTGGCGACAGGTATAAAACGAGTTCTTCCAAACAGATTTGTGTTTACTTATCAAGGTGATGGAGACCTTGCCTCAATTGGCATCAGTGAAATTATTCATGCTGCTGCAAGAGGTGAAAAAATTACTGTTATTTTTGTTAATAATGCCATTTACGGTATGACTGGCGGCCAGATGGCCCCAACAACACTAATTGGTCAAAAAACGGCAACAACTCCTTTCGGAAGAGATGAAAGTATTCAAGGTTCACCGATCAGGGTAAGTGAAATGCTGGCAACTCTTGATAGTACCGCCTATATTGAAAGGGTTTCTACCCATGATGTTGCAAATATTCAAAAAGCAAAAAAAGCAATCCGAAAGGCATTTGAAACCCAAAAAGAAGGGTTAGGCTTTTCTATGGTGGAAGTGTTATCGACCTGCCCAACAAACTGGGGCCTTGATCCGAATGAATCCCTTGATTGGGTAAAAGAAAATATGGTTCCTGTTTATCCTCTAGGGGTATACAAAAACAAACAGGGAGGTAATTGAGCCATGTTAGAAGAGATCATTATTGCTGGTTTTGGTGGCCAGGGTGTTATGTCAATGGGACAGCTTGTTGCCTATGCAGGAATGTTGGAGGGAAAAGGTGTCTCTTGGCTTCCATCGTATGGACCGGAACAAAGAGGTGGAACGGCGAATTGTGCAGTGGTTGTGAGTGATGAACCTGTGGGATCTCCATTGGTTACTCGACCTTCAACTGCCATTGTCTTGAATAATCCCTCCTTTGATAAATTTGAATCACATGTACGACCTGGGGGCTTGCTCATTGTAAATACTTCATTAGTGAACCGAAAATCGACACGAACCGATATCACTATCATTGAAGTAGATGCAACAGCATTGGCGAATGAAATAGGTAATTCTCGAATAGCCAATATGATTTTGTTAGGGGCATTTTTAGAACATTCAAAAGTTGTATCAGAAGATTCGGTGATAGAATCTTTAAAGAAGGTACTTTCCCCTAATAAGCATCATTTAATTGATGTGAATAAACGAGCATTAAATAAGGGTGCCACGCTTGTGATGGAAAAAACAATTTGAAAGAGAACGTCAGCCGATAATTGCTATTGGCTGGTTTTTTTAGCTAAGCAGAATTTATATCCATAAATTCTGCTTAGCGTATCAGGGCAACTACGCCTAATCATCGCCCTTAGGGGCTCGCCAATTGGTGAGTTTTCTATAATAAAAATGGCAGATGGCATACCTTCTCCTCTAATAGGGAATTACTATTTTTTACATTTTAGTGGAAAAGATGTGACGAATTTGTGAACGTTATCTGAACTTAGGAGACTTTGAGGTAAATGTGTAAACCATAACTAAAGGCAAAAGATTTACAAAGGGTTGATTCAAATCAATTAATTGATATTAATTTTCAATTAGAATAAAATTAACAAAAAGAGCGTACTTTCAAAGTCAGTTGCAATTAATTAATTCAAAAGGTTCCTAACAGTTAAAAAAACAAGGAGGAATTATGATGGAATTGCATTCATTTAAAGAGTATCAAGAATTTAATGAGGATAAATTTACAAAAAGGGTTATTTTTAACGAAGGTGGAAGCACTGTATTTGTATTAAATTTCATGCCTGGACAACAGCTTGCCCCACATAAACATCCAGGTTCTGAAGTTTATCTTTATGTCGTTACTGGAAGTGGAACGGTTATTATTGATGGCACTGAAACACAAGTAAGCACACAGGATGTGATTCATTCTGGTGGTGACGGTCTTCTTTCATTCACCAATAATGGAAGTGAACCAGCAAGTCTATATGTAGTTTTAAGTAAAACTCCAAGTAAAGAGTATGCAAAAGATATTTAAAAGACAAAAGCCAGCCTAATCAGGCTGGCTTTTTCTTTTTATTAAATCCAAAGAACCACCAGTTCCAGTCACCTAGTAGTTTCATAAGAGCTGGAACAAGGACCATTCTAACGACTGTTGCATCAATAAAAATGGCAATCGCAATACCAACGCCAAGTTGTTTAATAGGCATAACTCCAGTAAAAGCAAATGCACCTGTTACAACTATCATAATTGCAGCTGCTGAGGTAATAATTTTACTCGTATAGGTTAATCCAGAGATCGTAGCGGTACTATTATCTCCAGTGTTGATGTAAATTTCCTGGATCCTTGAGATTAAAAACACTTCATAATCCATAGATAGTCCAAAAACAAGAGTGAAAATGAAAACTGGTAAAATCAGGGCAATATCTACAGGTTTGTTAACTAAATGACCTTGCTGGTAAATCCAAACGACGATTCCAAATGTACAGCCAAGGCTTAACATATTCATTAAGAGGGCTTTTATCGGAATCAGAAGAGAACGGAATGCAACTGTCAGAATGATAAAGGTTGTAATAAAAATAAGCAGCAGCCCATATGGTGCCTTATTATAAATCTCATCAAATATTTCCTGCTCAAATTTTATATGACCTCCAAAAGACGTTTTAATTCCTAGGTGTCGCTTGGACCAAGTTCTAACCCATGTTCTAGCTCTTGAAGAATGCACCTCAGACTTTAAAAATACTTCTATATGCATTTTGTTTTTATTCACAAAGGTTTTCAAATCAGGTACAAGCTCTTTTGATTCCTCAAATGTAGGGTCAAAAAGTTGATCGGGATCCTGGATTTCTGGAATGGAAAATGGCGAAATTACGGTGTTTACCATGGGATCCTTTTTTAGTTTTTGAATAACTTCCCTTATTTTTTCGGAATTTGGTTCTTCTAAAACATTTCCTTTTGTTTGCAAAACAACAATTACTCTGTTTTCTTCTCGTTTTTCGACTGGAATGAACGTATCTTTAAATGTTTCATAAGCGAGACGAGACGGATAATGTTCAGGCAACGAATCAATTCCAGGAATTTTTAAAATCATATCCTTTGCAGGGATAACGCCTGCAAGTAAGATAGCAAAGGCTATTAGAGCCATCAAAATAGGCCGTTTCATCACATACATGGCGAAACGATACCAAACGGATGATTGCTGATCTTTTATCCGAAACAAACTCAATTTGTTTATATTGTTTCCCATGATGGATAGCAATGCCGGAAGAAAGGTATTTGCAGAGAGGACTGCAATAAAAACGACAGTCATACCACCAAGTGCAACATTTTGAAAAATTTCAATTTTGATAAATAAAAGCCCAGATAGACCGATAAATACACATAGACCAGAGAAAATGACAGAGCGACCTGCCGTTGAAACGGTAGTTTTAATCGCTTCTGGAAGAGGAACTTTATTGTTTAATTCCTCCTTAAACCGATTGATGAAAAGTAGCGCAAAATCAATACTCAACGCCAGCCCGATCATTGGGATAATATTTAATATGAAAATTGACAAATTGGCTTCATAACTGTAAAAGTA
The Neobacillus sp. PS3-40 genome window above contains:
- a CDS encoding thiamine pyrophosphate-dependent enzyme, which translates into the protein MTMKTVFQKTKGLTDKPTHYCPGCTHGVIHRLVGEVLEEMDILEDTVGVASVGCSVLSYEYFNCDMTQAAHGRAPAVATGIKRVLPNRFVFTYQGDGDLASIGISEIIHAAARGEKITVIFVNNAIYGMTGGQMAPTTLIGQKTATTPFGRDESIQGSPIRVSEMLATLDSTAYIERVSTHDVANIQKAKKAIRKAFETQKEGLGFSMVEVLSTCPTNWGLDPNESLDWVKENMVPVYPLGVYKNKQGGN
- a CDS encoding 2-oxoacid:acceptor oxidoreductase family protein, translated to MLEEIIIAGFGGQGVMSMGQLVAYAGMLEGKGVSWLPSYGPEQRGGTANCAVVVSDEPVGSPLVTRPSTAIVLNNPSFDKFESHVRPGGLLIVNTSLVNRKSTRTDITIIEVDATALANEIGNSRIANMILLGAFLEHSKVVSEDSVIESLKKVLSPNKHHLIDVNKRALNKGATLVMEKTI
- a CDS encoding cupin domain-containing protein, which encodes MMELHSFKEYQEFNEDKFTKRVIFNEGGSTVFVLNFMPGQQLAPHKHPGSEVYLYVVTGSGTVIIDGTETQVSTQDVIHSGGDGLLSFTNNGSEPASLYVVLSKTPSKEYAKDI
- a CDS encoding 4Fe-4S binding protein; this encodes MEMKVIFNEEICKSCGLCVQVCPTNIIFLADYLNGKGYRPAAVVDQDNCISCAKCGQICPDSVITVYRPEKKKQMV
- a CDS encoding 3-methyl-2-oxobutanoate dehydrogenase subunit VorB: MSKVLMKGNEVIAEAAVHAGCKYFFGYPITPQSELVAYMARRLPEVGGVFLQAESEIAAINMVYGAASTGVRVMTSSSSPGFSLKQEGISYLVGSELPAVICNIVRGGPGLGNIQPAQSDYFQVTKGGGHGDYFLPVLAPASLQEIVDLTQDAFNIADQYRTPVIIMGDGMLGQMMEPVEFTERQEVELPEKKWATTGTRGDGGPKIITSLELDAEGLEKRNIHLQQKIAEMKRNEVRYETYKTDDAEYIIVAFGTVARIAMNAINKARQDGIKVGLIRPISLWPFPEKPFIETRDQVKTYISVEMSAGQMIEDVRLAVNGHVPVDFFGRNGGVVPSQDEIYQKIMTVAGGIQV
- a CDS encoding MMPL family transporter — protein: MLQKLGDIAYQKRKLVLFLWILLILCFGFFALKLPTVLSGNGFEYQGEFNQTKKLLEKDFGIPKSSIILLFHKENSISQKEWDDYIQETFHKLHGFSTITPFDQEGMIKGNYAYGTLSFTKGPESLGKEINQLHKLLKNKKGLTVTMTGEPIMVEDLNEASQSDLAKAEMIGLPIALIVLILSFGGIVAAAIPLIIGIVSILITMGIVYFYSYEANLSIFILNIIPMIGLALSIDFALLFINRFKEELNNKVPLPEAIKTTVSTAGRSVIFSGLCVFIGLSGLLFIKIEIFQNVALGGMTVVFIAVLSANTFLPALLSIMGNNINKLSLFRIKDQQSSVWYRFAMYVMKRPILMALIAFAILLAGVIPAKDMILKIPGIDSLPEHYPSRLAYETFKDTFIPVEKREENRVIVVLQTKGNVLEEPNSEKIREVIQKLKKDPMVNTVISPFSIPEIQDPDQLFDPTFEESKELVPDLKTFVNKNKMHIEVFLKSEVHSSRARTWVRTWSKRHLGIKTSFGGHIKFEQEIFDEIYNKAPYGLLLIFITTFIILTVAFRSLLIPIKALLMNMLSLGCTFGIVVWIYQQGHLVNKPVDIALILPVFIFTLVFGLSMDYEVFLISRIQEIYINTGDNSTATISGLTYTSKIITSAAAIMIVVTGAFAFTGVMPIKQLGVGIAIAIFIDATVVRMVLVPALMKLLGDWNWWFFGFNKKKKPA